The following coding sequences lie in one Polynucleobacter asymbioticus genomic window:
- a CDS encoding undecaprenyl-diphosphate phosphatase, producing MDLILLGKALILGIVEGLTEFLPISSTGHLILVGDLLNFNDERGKAFEVIIQFGAILAVCWEFREKLWKVASTARTSSSSRRFILNLLIASIPAMGLAFIFGKHIKAVLFAPIPVASAFIVGALIIFWAERRQAKLVHSGKSYIQSVDDLTPLDALKVGLAQCAALIPGTSRSGATIIGGMLFGLPRAVATEFSFFLAIPVIGGATAYELLKLWKNPVPLSGDFAWAIVIGFIAAFISAFICVRWLISYVAGHNFIPFAWYRIVFGALVLLSAYSGLVAWSH from the coding sequence ATGGATCTAATTTTGCTAGGTAAAGCTTTAATACTGGGGATAGTTGAGGGCTTGACAGAGTTTTTACCCATCTCCAGTACAGGGCATCTGATTTTGGTTGGCGACTTGCTTAACTTCAATGATGAACGGGGAAAGGCCTTCGAGGTCATTATTCAGTTTGGTGCCATTTTGGCTGTCTGCTGGGAGTTCCGCGAAAAGCTTTGGAAAGTGGCATCTACCGCTCGAACGAGTTCCAGCTCCCGACGCTTCATCCTCAATCTATTAATCGCCTCAATCCCCGCAATGGGCTTAGCCTTCATTTTTGGTAAGCATATTAAAGCCGTTCTATTCGCCCCTATTCCAGTAGCTAGCGCTTTTATCGTTGGCGCTTTGATTATTTTTTGGGCTGAACGTCGGCAAGCTAAATTAGTTCATTCGGGCAAATCCTATATTCAGTCTGTGGATGACCTCACCCCATTGGATGCTTTAAAGGTAGGGTTAGCGCAATGCGCTGCGTTAATTCCAGGAACCTCTCGCTCAGGTGCGACCATTATTGGCGGCATGTTGTTTGGTTTGCCTCGTGCGGTAGCTACCGAGTTTTCCTTCTTCTTGGCTATTCCGGTAATCGGTGGGGCAACCGCATATGAACTGCTCAAGCTTTGGAAGAATCCAGTCCCCCTCTCAGGAGATTTTGCTTGGGCCATTGTGATTGGCTTCATCGCCGCTTTTATTTCTGCATTTATTTGTGTGCGCTGGTTAATTAGTTATGTTGCAGGACATAATTTCATTCCATTTGCCTGGTATCGAATTGTCTTTGGTGCGCTGGTATTGTTGAGTGCATATAGTGGTTTAGTTGCTTGGTCTCATTGA